From Homo sapiens chromosome 6, GRCh38.p14 Primary Assembly, the proteins below share one genomic window:
- the PDCD2 gene encoding programmed cell death protein 2 isoform X1, whose protein sequence is MAAAGARPVELGFAESAPAWRLRSEQFPSKVGGRPAWLGAAGLPGPQALACELCGRPLSFLLQVYAPLPGRPDAFHRCIFLFCCREQPCCAGLRVFRNQLPRKNDFYSYEPPSENPPPETGESVCLQLKSGAHLCRVCGCLGPKTCSRCHKAYYCSKEHQTLDWRLGHKQACAQPDHLDHIIPDHNFLFPEFEIVIETEDEIMPEVVEKEDYSEIIGSMDS, encoded by the exons ATGGCTGCCGCCGGGGCCAGGCCTGTGGAGCTGGGCTTCGCCGAGTCGGCGCCGGCGTGGCGACTGCGCAGCGAGCAGTTCCCCAGCAAGGTGGGCGGGCGGCCGGCATGGCTGGGCGCGGCCGGGCTGCCGGGGCCCCAGGCCCTGGCCTGCGAGCTGTGCGGCCGCCCGCTCTCCTTCCTGCTGCAGGTGTATGCGCCGCTGCCTGGCCGCCCGGACGCCTTCCACCGCTGCATCTTCCTCTTCTGCTGCCGCGAGCAGCCGTGCTGTGCCGGCCTGCGAG tttttaggaaTCAACTACCCAGGAAAAACGATTTTTACTCATATGAGCCACCTTCTGAGAATCCTCCCCCAGAAACAGGAGAATCAGTGTGTCTCCAGCTTAAGTCTGGTGCTCATCTCTGCAGGGTTTGTGGCTGTTTAGGCCCCAAAACGTGCTCCAGATGCCACAAAGCATATTACTGCAGCAAGGAGCATCAGACCCTAGACTGGAGATTGGGACATAAGCAGGCTTGTGCACAACCAG ATCATCTGGACCATATAATTCCAGACCACAACTTCCTTTTTCCAGAATTTGAAATTGTAATAGAAACAGAAGATGAGATTATGCCTGAGGTTGTGGAAAAGGAAGATTACTCAGAGATTATAGGGAGCATGG ATTCTTAG
- the PDCD2 gene encoding programmed cell death protein 2 isoform 4 (isoform 4 is encoded by transcript variant 4), whose translation MAAAGARPVELGFAESAPAWRLRSEQFPSKVYAPLPGRPDAFHRCIFLFCCREQPCCAGLRVFRNQLPRKNDFYSYEPPSENPPPETGESVCLQLKSGAHLCRVCGCLGPKTCSRCHKAYYCSKEHQTLDWRLGHKQACAQPDHLDHIIPDHNFLFPEFEIVIETEDEIMPEVVEKEDYSEIIGSMGEALEEELDSMAKHESREDKIFQKFKTQIALEPEQILRYGRGIAPIWISGENIPQEKDIPDCPCGAKRILEFQVMPQLLNYLKADRLGKSIDWGILAVFTCAESCSLGTGYTEEFVWKQDVTDTP comes from the exons ATGGCTGCCGCCGGGGCCAGGCCTGTGGAGCTGGGCTTCGCCGAGTCGGCGCCGGCGTGGCGACTGCGCAGCGAGCAGTTCCCCAGCAAG GTGTATGCGCCGCTGCCTGGCCGCCCGGACGCCTTCCACCGCTGCATCTTCCTCTTCTGCTGCCGCGAGCAGCCGTGCTGTGCCGGCCTGCGAG tttttaggaaTCAACTACCCAGGAAAAACGATTTTTACTCATATGAGCCACCTTCTGAGAATCCTCCCCCAGAAACAGGAGAATCAGTGTGTCTCCAGCTTAAGTCTGGTGCTCATCTCTGCAGGGTTTGTGGCTGTTTAGGCCCCAAAACGTGCTCCAGATGCCACAAAGCATATTACTGCAGCAAGGAGCATCAGACCCTAGACTGGAGATTGGGACATAAGCAGGCTTGTGCACAACCAG ATCATCTGGACCATATAATTCCAGACCACAACTTCCTTTTTCCAGAATTTGAAATTGTAATAGAAACAGAAGATGAGATTATGCCTGAGGTTGTGGAAAAGGAAGATTACTCAGAGATTATAGGGAGCATGG GTGAAGCACTTGAGGAAGAACTGGATTCCATGGCAAAACATGAATCCAGGGAAGATAAAATTTTTCAGAAGTTTAAAACTCAGATAGCCCTTGAACCAGAACAG ATTCTTAGATATGGCAGAGGTATTGCCCCCATCTGGATTTCTGGTGAAAATATTCCTCAAGAAAAGGATATTCCAGATTGCCCCTGTGGTGCCAAGAGAATATTGGAATTCCAG GTCATGCCTCAGCTCCTAAACTACCTGAAGGCTGACAGACTGGGCAAGAGCATTGACTGGGGCATCCTGGCTGTCTTCACCTGTGCTGAGAGCTGCAGCTTGGGTACTGGCTATACAGAAGAATTTGTGTGGAAGCAGGATGTAACAGATACACCGTAA
- the PDCD2 gene encoding programmed cell death protein 2 isoform 3 (isoform 3 is encoded by transcript variant 3), with translation MAAAGARPVELGFAESAPAWRLRSEQFPSKVGGRPAWLGAAGLPGPQALACELCGRPLSFLLQVYAPLPGRPDAFHRCIFLFCCREQPCCAGLRVFRNQLPRKNDFYSYEPPSENPPPETGESVCLQLKSGAHLCRVCGCLGPKTCSRCHKAYYCSKEHQTLDWRLGHKQACAQPDHLDHIIPDHNFLFPEFEIVIETEDEIMPEVVEKEDYSEIIGSMGI, from the exons ATGGCTGCCGCCGGGGCCAGGCCTGTGGAGCTGGGCTTCGCCGAGTCGGCGCCGGCGTGGCGACTGCGCAGCGAGCAGTTCCCCAGCAAGGTGGGCGGGCGGCCGGCATGGCTGGGCGCGGCCGGGCTGCCGGGGCCCCAGGCCCTGGCCTGCGAGCTGTGCGGCCGCCCGCTCTCCTTCCTGCTGCAGGTGTATGCGCCGCTGCCTGGCCGCCCGGACGCCTTCCACCGCTGCATCTTCCTCTTCTGCTGCCGCGAGCAGCCGTGCTGTGCCGGCCTGCGAG tttttaggaaTCAACTACCCAGGAAAAACGATTTTTACTCATATGAGCCACCTTCTGAGAATCCTCCCCCAGAAACAGGAGAATCAGTGTGTCTCCAGCTTAAGTCTGGTGCTCATCTCTGCAGGGTTTGTGGCTGTTTAGGCCCCAAAACGTGCTCCAGATGCCACAAAGCATATTACTGCAGCAAGGAGCATCAGACCCTAGACTGGAGATTGGGACATAAGCAGGCTTGTGCACAACCAG ATCATCTGGACCATATAATTCCAGACCACAACTTCCTTTTTCCAGAATTTGAAATTGTAATAGAAACAGAAGATGAGATTATGCCTGAGGTTGTGGAAAAGGAAGATTACTCAGAGATTATAGGGAGCATGG GGATATAA
- the PDCD2 gene encoding programmed cell death protein 2 isoform 1 (isoform 1 is encoded by transcript variant 1), producing the protein MAAAGARPVELGFAESAPAWRLRSEQFPSKVGGRPAWLGAAGLPGPQALACELCGRPLSFLLQVYAPLPGRPDAFHRCIFLFCCREQPCCAGLRVFRNQLPRKNDFYSYEPPSENPPPETGESVCLQLKSGAHLCRVCGCLGPKTCSRCHKAYYCSKEHQTLDWRLGHKQACAQPDHLDHIIPDHNFLFPEFEIVIETEDEIMPEVVEKEDYSEIIGSMGEALEEELDSMAKHESREDKIFQKFKTQIALEPEQILRYGRGIAPIWISGENIPQEKDIPDCPCGAKRILEFQVMPQLLNYLKADRLGKSIDWGILAVFTCAESCSLGTGYTEEFVWKQDVTDTP; encoded by the exons ATGGCTGCCGCCGGGGCCAGGCCTGTGGAGCTGGGCTTCGCCGAGTCGGCGCCGGCGTGGCGACTGCGCAGCGAGCAGTTCCCCAGCAAGGTGGGCGGGCGGCCGGCATGGCTGGGCGCGGCCGGGCTGCCGGGGCCCCAGGCCCTGGCCTGCGAGCTGTGCGGCCGCCCGCTCTCCTTCCTGCTGCAGGTGTATGCGCCGCTGCCTGGCCGCCCGGACGCCTTCCACCGCTGCATCTTCCTCTTCTGCTGCCGCGAGCAGCCGTGCTGTGCCGGCCTGCGAG tttttaggaaTCAACTACCCAGGAAAAACGATTTTTACTCATATGAGCCACCTTCTGAGAATCCTCCCCCAGAAACAGGAGAATCAGTGTGTCTCCAGCTTAAGTCTGGTGCTCATCTCTGCAGGGTTTGTGGCTGTTTAGGCCCCAAAACGTGCTCCAGATGCCACAAAGCATATTACTGCAGCAAGGAGCATCAGACCCTAGACTGGAGATTGGGACATAAGCAGGCTTGTGCACAACCAG ATCATCTGGACCATATAATTCCAGACCACAACTTCCTTTTTCCAGAATTTGAAATTGTAATAGAAACAGAAGATGAGATTATGCCTGAGGTTGTGGAAAAGGAAGATTACTCAGAGATTATAGGGAGCATGG GTGAAGCACTTGAGGAAGAACTGGATTCCATGGCAAAACATGAATCCAGGGAAGATAAAATTTTTCAGAAGTTTAAAACTCAGATAGCCCTTGAACCAGAACAG ATTCTTAGATATGGCAGAGGTATTGCCCCCATCTGGATTTCTGGTGAAAATATTCCTCAAGAAAAGGATATTCCAGATTGCCCCTGTGGTGCCAAGAGAATATTGGAATTCCAG GTCATGCCTCAGCTCCTAAACTACCTGAAGGCTGACAGACTGGGCAAGAGCATTGACTGGGGCATCCTGGCTGTCTTCACCTGTGCTGAGAGCTGCAGCTTGGGTACTGGCTATACAGAAGAATTTGTGTGGAAGCAGGATGTAACAGATACACCGTAA
- the TBP gene encoding TATA-box-binding protein isoform 2 (isoform 2 is encoded by transcript variant 2) → MTPGIPIFSPMMPYGTGLTPQPIQNTNSLSILEEQQRQQQQQQQQQQQQQQQQQQQQQQQQQQQQQQQQQQQQQQAVAAAAVQQSTSQQATQGTSGQAPQLFHSQTLTTAPLPGTTPLYPSPMTPMTPITPATPASESSGIVPQLQNIVSTVNLGCKLDLKTIALRARNAEYNPKRFAAVIMRIREPRTTALIFSSGKMVCTGAKSEEQSRLAARKYARVVQKLGFPAKFLDFKIQNMVGSCDVKFPIRLEGLVLTHQQFSSYEPELFPGLIYRMIKPRIVLLIFVSGKVVLTGAKVRAEIYEAFENIYPILKGFRKTT, encoded by the exons ATGACTCCCGGAATCCCTATCTTTAGTCCAATGATGCCTTATGGCACTGGACTGACCCCACAGCCTATTCAGAACACCAATAGTCTGTCTATTTTGGAAGAGCAACAaaggcagcagcagcaacaacaacagcagcagcagcagcagcagcagcaacagcaacagcagcagcagcagcagcagcagcagcagcagcagcagcagcagcagcagcagcagcaacaggcaGTGGCAGCTGCAGCCGTTCAGCAGTCAACGTCCCAGCAGGCAACACAGGGAACCTCAGGCCAGGCACCACAGCTCTTCCACTCACAGACTCTCACAACTGCACCCTTGCCGGGCACCACTCCACTGTATCCCTCCCCCATGACTCCCATGACCCCCATCACTCCTGCCACGCCAGCTTCGGAGAGTTCTGGGATTGTACCGCAGCTGCA AAATATTGTATCCACAGTGAATCTTGGTTGTAAACTTGACCTAAAGACCATTGCACTTCGTGCCCGAAACGCCGAATATAATCCCAAG CGGTTTGCTGCGGTAATCATGAGGATAAGAGAGCCACGAACCACGGCACTGATTTTCAGTTCTGGGAAAATGGTGTGCACAGGAGCCAAGAG TGAAGAACAGTCCAGACTGGCAGCAAGAAAATATGCTAGAGTTGTACAGAAGTTGGGTTTTCCAGCTAAGTTCTTGGACTTCAAGATTCAGAATATGGTGGGGAGCTGTGATGTGAAGTTTCCTATAAGGTTAGAAGGCCTTGTGCTCACCCACCAACAATTTAGTAG TTATGAGCCAGAGTTATTTCCTGGTTTAATCTACAGAATGATCAAACCCAGAATTGTTctccttatttttgtttctggaaAAGTTGTATTAACAG GTGCTAAAGTCAGAGCAGAAATTTATGAAGCATTTGAAAACATCTACCCTATTCTAAAGGGATTCAGGAAGACGACGTAA
- the TBP gene encoding TATA-box-binding protein isoform 1 (isoform 1 is encoded by transcript variant 1) — MDQNNSLPPYAQGLASPQGAMTPGIPIFSPMMPYGTGLTPQPIQNTNSLSILEEQQRQQQQQQQQQQQQQQQQQQQQQQQQQQQQQQQQQQQQQQAVAAAAVQQSTSQQATQGTSGQAPQLFHSQTLTTAPLPGTTPLYPSPMTPMTPITPATPASESSGIVPQLQNIVSTVNLGCKLDLKTIALRARNAEYNPKRFAAVIMRIREPRTTALIFSSGKMVCTGAKSEEQSRLAARKYARVVQKLGFPAKFLDFKIQNMVGSCDVKFPIRLEGLVLTHQQFSSYEPELFPGLIYRMIKPRIVLLIFVSGKVVLTGAKVRAEIYEAFENIYPILKGFRKTT, encoded by the exons GGTGCCATGACTCCCGGAATCCCTATCTTTAGTCCAATGATGCCTTATGGCACTGGACTGACCCCACAGCCTATTCAGAACACCAATAGTCTGTCTATTTTGGAAGAGCAACAaaggcagcagcagcaacaacaacagcagcagcagcagcagcagcagcaacagcaacagcagcagcagcagcagcagcagcagcagcagcagcagcagcagcagcagcagcagcaacaggcaGTGGCAGCTGCAGCCGTTCAGCAGTCAACGTCCCAGCAGGCAACACAGGGAACCTCAGGCCAGGCACCACAGCTCTTCCACTCACAGACTCTCACAACTGCACCCTTGCCGGGCACCACTCCACTGTATCCCTCCCCCATGACTCCCATGACCCCCATCACTCCTGCCACGCCAGCTTCGGAGAGTTCTGGGATTGTACCGCAGCTGCA AAATATTGTATCCACAGTGAATCTTGGTTGTAAACTTGACCTAAAGACCATTGCACTTCGTGCCCGAAACGCCGAATATAATCCCAAG CGGTTTGCTGCGGTAATCATGAGGATAAGAGAGCCACGAACCACGGCACTGATTTTCAGTTCTGGGAAAATGGTGTGCACAGGAGCCAAGAG TGAAGAACAGTCCAGACTGGCAGCAAGAAAATATGCTAGAGTTGTACAGAAGTTGGGTTTTCCAGCTAAGTTCTTGGACTTCAAGATTCAGAATATGGTGGGGAGCTGTGATGTGAAGTTTCCTATAAGGTTAGAAGGCCTTGTGCTCACCCACCAACAATTTAGTAG TTATGAGCCAGAGTTATTTCCTGGTTTAATCTACAGAATGATCAAACCCAGAATTGTTctccttatttttgtttctggaaAAGTTGTATTAACAG GTGCTAAAGTCAGAGCAGAAATTTATGAAGCATTTGAAAACATCTACCCTATTCTAAAGGGATTCAGGAAGACGACGTAA
- the PDCD2 gene encoding programmed cell death protein 2 isoform 6 (isoform 6 is encoded by transcript variant 6), protein MAAAGARPVELGFAESAPAWRLRSEQFPSKVYAPLPGRPDAFHRCIFLFCCREQPCCAGLRVFRNQLPRKNDFYSYEPPSENPPPETGESVCLQLKSGAHLCRVCGCLGPKTCSRCHKAYYCSKEHQTLDWRLGHKQACAQPDHLDHIIPDHNFLFPEFEIVIETEDEIMPEVVEKEDYSEIIGSMGI, encoded by the exons ATGGCTGCCGCCGGGGCCAGGCCTGTGGAGCTGGGCTTCGCCGAGTCGGCGCCGGCGTGGCGACTGCGCAGCGAGCAGTTCCCCAGCAAG GTGTATGCGCCGCTGCCTGGCCGCCCGGACGCCTTCCACCGCTGCATCTTCCTCTTCTGCTGCCGCGAGCAGCCGTGCTGTGCCGGCCTGCGAG tttttaggaaTCAACTACCCAGGAAAAACGATTTTTACTCATATGAGCCACCTTCTGAGAATCCTCCCCCAGAAACAGGAGAATCAGTGTGTCTCCAGCTTAAGTCTGGTGCTCATCTCTGCAGGGTTTGTGGCTGTTTAGGCCCCAAAACGTGCTCCAGATGCCACAAAGCATATTACTGCAGCAAGGAGCATCAGACCCTAGACTGGAGATTGGGACATAAGCAGGCTTGTGCACAACCAG ATCATCTGGACCATATAATTCCAGACCACAACTTCCTTTTTCCAGAATTTGAAATTGTAATAGAAACAGAAGATGAGATTATGCCTGAGGTTGTGGAAAAGGAAGATTACTCAGAGATTATAGGGAGCATGG GGATATAA
- the PDCD2 gene encoding programmed cell death protein 2 isoform 7 (isoform 7 is encoded by transcript variant 7), with product MAAAGARPVELGFAESAPAWRLRSEQFPSKVGGRPAWLGAAGLPGPQALACELCGRPLSFLLQVYAPLPGRPDAFHRCIFLFCCREQPCCAGLRVFRNQLPRKNDFYSYEPPSENPPPETGESVCLQLKSGAHLCRVCGCLGPKTCSRCHKAYYCSKEHQTLDWRLGHKQACAQPDHLDHIIPDHNFLFPEFEIVIETEDEIMPEVVEKEDYSEIIGSMGEALEEELDSMAKHESREDKIFQKFKTQIALEPEQILRYGRGIAPIWISGENIPQEKDIPDCPCGAKRILEFQFSDTVY from the exons ATGGCTGCCGCCGGGGCCAGGCCTGTGGAGCTGGGCTTCGCCGAGTCGGCGCCGGCGTGGCGACTGCGCAGCGAGCAGTTCCCCAGCAAGGTGGGCGGGCGGCCGGCATGGCTGGGCGCGGCCGGGCTGCCGGGGCCCCAGGCCCTGGCCTGCGAGCTGTGCGGCCGCCCGCTCTCCTTCCTGCTGCAGGTGTATGCGCCGCTGCCTGGCCGCCCGGACGCCTTCCACCGCTGCATCTTCCTCTTCTGCTGCCGCGAGCAGCCGTGCTGTGCCGGCCTGCGAG tttttaggaaTCAACTACCCAGGAAAAACGATTTTTACTCATATGAGCCACCTTCTGAGAATCCTCCCCCAGAAACAGGAGAATCAGTGTGTCTCCAGCTTAAGTCTGGTGCTCATCTCTGCAGGGTTTGTGGCTGTTTAGGCCCCAAAACGTGCTCCAGATGCCACAAAGCATATTACTGCAGCAAGGAGCATCAGACCCTAGACTGGAGATTGGGACATAAGCAGGCTTGTGCACAACCAG ATCATCTGGACCATATAATTCCAGACCACAACTTCCTTTTTCCAGAATTTGAAATTGTAATAGAAACAGAAGATGAGATTATGCCTGAGGTTGTGGAAAAGGAAGATTACTCAGAGATTATAGGGAGCATGG GTGAAGCACTTGAGGAAGAACTGGATTCCATGGCAAAACATGAATCCAGGGAAGATAAAATTTTTCAGAAGTTTAAAACTCAGATAGCCCTTGAACCAGAACAG ATTCTTAGATATGGCAGAGGTATTGCCCCCATCTGGATTTCTGGTGAAAATATTCCTCAAGAAAAGGATATTCCAGATTGCCCCTGTGGTGCCAAGAGAATATTGGAATTCCAG tTTTCAGACACGGTCTATTGA
- the PDCD2 gene encoding programmed cell death protein 2 isoform 5 (isoform 5 is encoded by transcript variant 5), whose amino-acid sequence MAAAGARPVELGFAESAPAWRLRSEQFPSKVYAPLPGRPDAFHRCIFLFCCREQPCCAGLRVFRNQLPRKNDFYSYEPPSENPPPETGESVCLQLKSGAHLCRVCGCLGPKTCSRCHKAYYCSKEHQTLDWRLGHKQACAQPDHLDHIIPDHNFLFPEFEIVIETEDEIMPEVVEKEDYSEIIGSMGKQFQDFIH is encoded by the exons ATGGCTGCCGCCGGGGCCAGGCCTGTGGAGCTGGGCTTCGCCGAGTCGGCGCCGGCGTGGCGACTGCGCAGCGAGCAGTTCCCCAGCAAG GTGTATGCGCCGCTGCCTGGCCGCCCGGACGCCTTCCACCGCTGCATCTTCCTCTTCTGCTGCCGCGAGCAGCCGTGCTGTGCCGGCCTGCGAG tttttaggaaTCAACTACCCAGGAAAAACGATTTTTACTCATATGAGCCACCTTCTGAGAATCCTCCCCCAGAAACAGGAGAATCAGTGTGTCTCCAGCTTAAGTCTGGTGCTCATCTCTGCAGGGTTTGTGGCTGTTTAGGCCCCAAAACGTGCTCCAGATGCCACAAAGCATATTACTGCAGCAAGGAGCATCAGACCCTAGACTGGAGATTGGGACATAAGCAGGCTTGTGCACAACCAG ATCATCTGGACCATATAATTCCAGACCACAACTTCCTTTTTCCAGAATTTGAAATTGTAATAGAAACAGAAGATGAGATTATGCCTGAGGTTGTGGAAAAGGAAGATTACTCAGAGATTATAGGGAGCATGGGTAAGCAGTTTCAGGACTTCATTCATTAA
- the PDCD2 gene encoding programmed cell death protein 2 isoform 2 (isoform 2 is encoded by transcript variant 2) — translation MAAAGARPVELGFAESAPAWRLRSEQFPSKVGGRPAWLGAAGLPGPQALACELCGRPLSFLLQVYAPLPGRPDAFHRCIFLFCCREQPCCAGLRVFRNQLPRKNDFYSYEPPSENPPPETGESVCLQLKSGAHLCRVCGCLGPKTCSRCHKAYYCSKEHQTLDWRLGHKQACAQPDHLDHIIPDHNFLFPEFEIVIETEDEIMPEVVEKEDYSEIIGSMGKQFQDFIH, via the exons ATGGCTGCCGCCGGGGCCAGGCCTGTGGAGCTGGGCTTCGCCGAGTCGGCGCCGGCGTGGCGACTGCGCAGCGAGCAGTTCCCCAGCAAGGTGGGCGGGCGGCCGGCATGGCTGGGCGCGGCCGGGCTGCCGGGGCCCCAGGCCCTGGCCTGCGAGCTGTGCGGCCGCCCGCTCTCCTTCCTGCTGCAGGTGTATGCGCCGCTGCCTGGCCGCCCGGACGCCTTCCACCGCTGCATCTTCCTCTTCTGCTGCCGCGAGCAGCCGTGCTGTGCCGGCCTGCGAG tttttaggaaTCAACTACCCAGGAAAAACGATTTTTACTCATATGAGCCACCTTCTGAGAATCCTCCCCCAGAAACAGGAGAATCAGTGTGTCTCCAGCTTAAGTCTGGTGCTCATCTCTGCAGGGTTTGTGGCTGTTTAGGCCCCAAAACGTGCTCCAGATGCCACAAAGCATATTACTGCAGCAAGGAGCATCAGACCCTAGACTGGAGATTGGGACATAAGCAGGCTTGTGCACAACCAG ATCATCTGGACCATATAATTCCAGACCACAACTTCCTTTTTCCAGAATTTGAAATTGTAATAGAAACAGAAGATGAGATTATGCCTGAGGTTGTGGAAAAGGAAGATTACTCAGAGATTATAGGGAGCATGGGTAAGCAGTTTCAGGACTTCATTCATTAA